From Vibrio artabrorum, a single genomic window includes:
- a CDS encoding carboxypeptidase M32, whose amino-acid sequence MSAFKKLVEHSQQCSRFQHLAAICGWDQASMMPSGGNQARSEAMAELSVHIHGLMTQPQLGDWIADAENEALNGEQQSSLREIKRQWQQANLLPEKLVEAKSLAGSKCEYAWRSQRSNNDWVGFEKNWREVVELSREEAQIRADAANLTPYDAMLDIYEPGTNSASLDILFADVKTWLPNLIDEVIEKQSSEQFNAPSGIYSTEKQKALGLEVMKLLQFDFEHGRLDESVHPFCGGVPSDVRITTRYDEAEFVQSLMGIVHETGHARYEQGLPKHLAGQPAGQARSMGIHESQSLFFEMQVGRSDPFIGHLANLAGQQFSGSEFEKDNFQKIYTRVKKDFIRVDADELTYPAHVILRYEIERDLINGKIKHTDVPELWNTKMESYLGLSTQGNFTNGCMQDIHWTDGAFGYFPSYTLGAMYAAQFMASMKQTVDVNAVIESGDLSPIFTWLESSIWSKGSLLTTDDLVKGATGEILNAQCFKDHLRNRYL is encoded by the coding sequence ATGAGCGCATTCAAAAAACTAGTCGAACATTCTCAACAATGTTCACGCTTTCAGCACCTAGCCGCTATTTGTGGTTGGGATCAAGCTTCAATGATGCCATCGGGGGGTAATCAAGCACGCAGCGAAGCCATGGCCGAACTCTCGGTTCATATTCACGGATTAATGACTCAGCCACAGCTTGGCGATTGGATTGCAGACGCTGAAAACGAAGCGCTAAATGGCGAGCAACAATCGTCTCTACGTGAAATTAAACGCCAATGGCAACAAGCGAACCTACTTCCAGAAAAACTGGTTGAAGCGAAATCTCTAGCGGGTTCAAAGTGTGAGTATGCGTGGCGTAGCCAACGTAGTAACAACGACTGGGTGGGATTCGAAAAGAACTGGCGTGAAGTGGTTGAACTGTCTCGTGAAGAAGCGCAGATCCGCGCCGATGCGGCCAATCTAACCCCTTATGACGCCATGCTTGATATCTATGAACCGGGTACCAACTCTGCTTCGCTTGATATCTTGTTTGCAGACGTTAAAACCTGGCTACCAAACCTGATTGACGAAGTGATCGAAAAACAATCGAGCGAGCAATTTAACGCACCATCTGGTATCTATTCGACCGAGAAACAGAAAGCATTAGGTTTAGAAGTGATGAAGCTGCTTCAGTTCGATTTTGAACACGGCCGACTAGATGAAAGTGTTCACCCATTCTGTGGCGGCGTGCCTTCAGACGTACGCATCACAACCCGATACGACGAAGCGGAGTTCGTTCAAAGCTTAATGGGTATTGTGCATGAAACAGGGCATGCGCGTTATGAGCAAGGCTTACCAAAACATCTAGCAGGCCAACCTGCCGGTCAAGCTCGTTCTATGGGTATCCATGAGTCTCAATCTTTGTTCTTTGAGATGCAAGTCGGCCGCAGCGACCCGTTCATTGGGCACTTAGCAAACCTCGCGGGGCAACAATTCTCTGGATCTGAATTTGAGAAAGACAATTTTCAGAAAATATACACGCGCGTGAAGAAAGACTTCATCCGTGTCGATGCCGATGAGCTGACCTACCCAGCACACGTGATTTTACGTTACGAGATTGAGCGTGACTTGATCAACGGCAAGATCAAACACACGGACGTTCCAGAATTATGGAATACCAAGATGGAGTCATACCTTGGCTTAAGCACTCAAGGCAATTTCACTAACGGTTGTATGCAAGATATTCATTGGACAGATGGCGCATTCGGCTACTTCCCATCTTACACACTAGGCGCGATGTACGCGGCTCAGTTCATGGCTTCAATGAAGCAAACGGTGGATGTGAACGCTGTGATTGAAAGCGGTGATCTGTCGCCTATCTTCACTTGGTTAGAATCAAGCATTTGGAGTAAAGGCAGCCTGCTGACCACTGATGACTTGGTGAAAGGTGCAACCGGTGAAATCTTGAATGCTCAGTGCTTCAAAGACCACCTAAGAAACCGTTATTTATGA
- a CDS encoding LysE family translocator: MDILNFEAFLIAITILTLTPGLDTALVIRNTSRSGFADGCMTSFGICSGLYVHAFFSAVGISALLTQSAELFQAVKMVGAVYLIWLGLGSLRALMKNGGGMKVDVQVHRAYSAKRSLREGFLSNVLNPKTAVFYLAFLPQFVNPEGSPLVQSMLMASVHFVIAMVWQCGLAGALNSAKNLLKNASFMKWMEGVTGMVLVGLGVTLLMEKRV, encoded by the coding sequence ATGGATATTTTAAACTTTGAGGCATTTCTAATTGCCATCACTATTTTGACACTGACACCGGGTTTAGATACCGCCTTGGTGATTCGCAATACCAGCCGATCTGGCTTTGCTGACGGTTGTATGACGAGCTTTGGTATTTGCAGCGGCCTTTATGTACATGCCTTTTTCTCTGCTGTAGGTATTTCTGCGCTGCTTACTCAATCAGCTGAACTCTTTCAAGCTGTTAAAATGGTGGGGGCGGTTTATTTGATATGGCTTGGTTTAGGCAGTTTACGAGCGTTGATGAAAAATGGCGGGGGAATGAAGGTCGACGTACAAGTTCACCGAGCATACAGTGCTAAGCGTTCTCTGCGTGAAGGCTTTTTATCTAATGTGCTTAATCCAAAAACGGCGGTTTTCTATTTGGCCTTTTTACCTCAGTTTGTTAATCCAGAAGGTTCACCGTTAGTGCAGTCTATGCTGATGGCGTCGGTACACTTTGTGATTGCGATGGTGTGGCAATGTGGTTTGGCCGGCGCGCTTAACTCGGCGAAAAACTTGCTTAAGAACGCCAGTTTTATGAAATGGATGGAGGGCGTGACCGGTATGGTGCTGGTTGGTCTAGGTGTGACGCTGTTAATGGAAAAGCGGGTATAG
- a CDS encoding alanine/glycine:cation symporter family protein: MNHLQATLQTINQFVWGPPLLILLVGTGIYFTFRLGLLQFRHLPTALKMVFRKDKSGTGDVSSFAALCTALSATIGTGNIVGVATAIKMGGPGALFWMWLAAVFGMATKYAECLLAVKYRRTDSNGEMVGGPMYYLQYGVGSRILAVMFAVFALGVACFGIGTFPQVNAILDATQISFGASREMSAVVLTILVAVVTIGGIQSIAKVAGKVVPTMAILYIITCLSVLVLNADQLLNALTLVVTSAFTNTAATGGFFGASIMLAIQSGIARGVFSNESGLGSAPIAAAAAKTDSCVRQGLISMTGTFFDTIIICTMTGLALILTGAWQTDLSGAAMTTHAFAVGLNADTLGPMLVSVGLIFFAFTTILGWNYYGERCVVFLLGTKAVLPYKIIFIALVASGAFLKLDVIWIIADIVNGLMAIPNLIGLILLRHVVIEETKLFFKPLASSNHSEAVKA; the protein is encoded by the coding sequence ATGAACCACCTACAAGCTACACTACAAACCATCAACCAATTCGTTTGGGGCCCCCCACTGCTTATTTTGCTCGTGGGTACAGGTATCTACTTTACTTTTCGCTTAGGCTTACTTCAATTTAGACACCTTCCAACGGCACTAAAAATGGTGTTCCGCAAAGACAAATCTGGTACGGGTGACGTATCGAGTTTCGCCGCTTTGTGTACAGCACTCTCTGCGACTATTGGTACTGGTAACATCGTTGGTGTCGCGACCGCAATCAAGATGGGTGGCCCAGGCGCCCTATTCTGGATGTGGCTTGCTGCTGTATTTGGGATGGCGACCAAATACGCAGAATGTCTACTTGCTGTTAAATACCGCAGAACCGATAGTAATGGCGAAATGGTTGGCGGCCCTATGTATTACCTGCAATACGGCGTTGGCTCTCGAATCTTAGCCGTCATGTTCGCCGTCTTTGCACTAGGAGTTGCTTGCTTCGGTATTGGCACCTTCCCACAAGTCAACGCGATCTTAGATGCAACTCAAATCTCATTTGGTGCCTCGCGTGAAATGTCAGCGGTTGTTCTCACGATATTAGTGGCGGTGGTGACAATTGGTGGTATTCAATCTATCGCTAAAGTGGCTGGAAAGGTGGTACCCACTATGGCCATCTTGTACATCATTACATGTTTAAGTGTTTTGGTTTTGAACGCAGACCAATTACTCAATGCTCTCACTCTTGTGGTAACCTCTGCGTTTACTAACACAGCTGCAACAGGTGGTTTCTTTGGCGCTAGCATCATGCTTGCCATTCAATCTGGTATCGCTCGTGGCGTATTCTCGAACGAATCCGGCCTAGGTAGTGCGCCGATAGCAGCCGCAGCGGCCAAAACTGATTCTTGTGTGAGACAAGGCCTGATCTCGATGACAGGTACTTTCTTCGATACCATCATTATCTGTACGATGACTGGTTTAGCGCTAATCTTAACGGGCGCTTGGCAAACCGACCTTTCTGGCGCAGCAATGACTACTCATGCATTCGCTGTTGGTTTGAACGCTGACACCCTTGGCCCTATGTTGGTTTCGGTCGGCCTAATCTTCTTTGCATTTACAACGATTTTAGGTTGGAACTATTATGGTGAGCGCTGCGTTGTGTTCTTGCTCGGTACCAAAGCGGTATTACCTTACAAGATCATCTTCATTGCATTAGTCGCTTCTGGTGCCTTTTTAAAGCTCGACGTGATCTGGATAATAGCCGATATCGTGAATGGCTTAATGGCCATTCCAAACCTTATTGGGCTTATCTTGCTACGCCACGTCGTCATCGAAGAAACCAAGCTATTCTTTAAACCTTTAGCTTCTTCAAACCATAGCGAAGCGGTCAAAGCGTAA